The DNA window TCAGTCCCCAGGTGGATGAGGCGAACCGGACGTTCCCGATCGAGGTGCAGATTCCCAATACCGACCGCAAGCTGCCGCCGGGCGCCTTTGCCCGTGCCACGATCGATACGCGAATGGAAGAAAATGTGGTGCTGATCCCGGCGGCGGCGGTCGTGTCGTTCGCCGGTGTGGACAAGGTGTTTGTCGTCAATGAAGGCAAGGTGAAGGAAGTTCAGGTCAAGCTCGGCGATCGCATCGGCAGCGAGTACGAGATTCGCCAGGGGCTCAAAGGCAAGGAAGTCCTTGCCACCAGCGGCACCAGCCGGCTGGCGACCGGCGTCGCTGTACAGGTCAAGCCTGCGACACAGCCAGCCACGCAACCGCAGTTGAAGGATCAGTGACGACGGAAGATTCCGTGCGGGGGTTTCGTGCTGCCGTCTCAGTTCAACCTTCCGCTGATCCCCGACGTCTGAATCCCGCACAACACTACGTTTCGAGGTCGCCGTATGACCCTCCCCGAAGTTTGCATCCGTCGTCCCGTCTTCACGACGATGCTGATTCTCTTCCCCGTGGTCGTGGGCGTGCTCAGTTACGTCAGGATGGGGACCGACCTGTTCCCCAATGTCGATCTCCCGATCATCACCGTTTCGGTGACGCGCCCCGGTGCGAGCGTCGAAGAGATGGAGACCGGCGTAACGAAGAAGATTGAAGACGTCGTCAACACGGTCTCGGGAATTGAAGAACTTCGAAGCACCACCAGGGAGGGTGTCGCCAACATCACGGTGCAGTTCGTACTCGAGAAGAACCGCGACGTCGCCCAGCAGGAGGTGCAGGGCAAGATCAATACCATCCTCTCCAGCCTGCCGACCGGCACCGAGACGCCCGTGGTCGACAAGTTTGATGTGGACGCCAGCCCCGTGCTCACGCTCGCCATCTCCGCCGACCGCGACCTGAAAGAGCTCACGGAGATCGCGGACAAGCAGATCAAGGATTCGCTCAGTGCGCTCAACGGCGTCGGCCAGGTGCTGCTGGTAGGCGGGCGGCAGCGGGCCATTCAGGTGTCGATCGATACGAACAAGCTGGAGGCCTACCACCTGTCGATCGAGCAGGTGCGTCAGGCGCTGGCGTCGCAGAATCTGGAACTGCCGGGCGGACGGGTGGATCAGGGGACGACCGAACTCATCCTGCGCACGCGCGGACGCATCACCGACTCGCGCGATTTCAATGACGTCATCGTCGGTGCCGCCAAGGGGCAGCCCATCCGCATCCGCGATATTGGCACGGCCCAGGACAGTATCGAAGAGCCTCGTTCGCTCGGTCGGCTCGACGGACGGAACGCCGTCCTGCTGGTGGTACAGAAGCAGAGCGGCACGAACACCGTCGCCGTGATCCAGACGGTCAAAAAGCGCCTGGAAGCACTCGAATCATCATTTGCACAGACCGGCCGCGGCGACATCGCGATGCAGGTGATCCGCGATCAGTCGCGGTTCATCGAATCGTCGCTGCACGAGGTGAAATTCCATCTCGTCATCGGTGCATTCCTGGTGGCACTGACGATTCTCCTGTTCCTCCGCGACTGGCGGACCATGTTGATCGCCGCGACGAGCATTCCCGTATCGCTCATCAGCACGTTCATGGTGATGAACTGGCTCGGCTTCACGCTGAACAACATCACGATGCTGGCGCTGGTCCTGGCGGTCGGCATCGTGATCGACGACGCCGTCGTCGTGCACGAAAACATCTTCCGCTGGATGGAAGAGAAGGGTTACAGCGCCCGCGAAGCGTCGCTCTATGCGACGAAGGAAATCGCGATGGCGGTACTGGCGACGACCTTTTCGCTCGTGGTCATCTTCCTGCCGATCGCCTTCATGAGCGGCCGGGTGGGGCGGTTCTTCTTCAGTTTCGGTGTGACGACGGCGGTCGCGATCCTGGTGTCGATGCTGGTGAGCTTCACACTCACGCCGATGCTCTGCTCGCGGTTCCTCAAGCTCTCGAAGCACGCGAAGGAACTGGGCGCGGCTCATCACAGCGGCGGGTTCTACGGCAGGTTTGTCGAGAGGCCCTACTTGTGGGTCCTGCAGTGGTCGATGCGCCATCGCTGGGCCGTTGTGCTCGCGGCGGTGGTGACATTCATCAGCATCGTTCCGCTGTTCTTCCTGGTGGGCAAGGACTTCCTTCCCAAGGACGACCAGAGCGAGTTTGAGATTGCCATAACCACCCCGGCCGGCTGGTCGCTGGAGCAGGTCG is part of the Humisphaera borealis genome and encodes:
- a CDS encoding efflux RND transporter permease subunit, coding for MTLPEVCIRRPVFTTMLILFPVVVGVLSYVRMGTDLFPNVDLPIITVSVTRPGASVEEMETGVTKKIEDVVNTVSGIEELRSTTREGVANITVQFVLEKNRDVAQQEVQGKINTILSSLPTGTETPVVDKFDVDASPVLTLAISADRDLKELTEIADKQIKDSLSALNGVGQVLLVGGRQRAIQVSIDTNKLEAYHLSIEQVRQALASQNLELPGGRVDQGTTELILRTRGRITDSRDFNDVIVGAAKGQPIRIRDIGTAQDSIEEPRSLGRLDGRNAVLLVVQKQSGTNTVAVIQTVKKRLEALESSFAQTGRGDIAMQVIRDQSRFIESSLHEVKFHLVIGAFLVALTILLFLRDWRTMLIAATSIPVSLISTFMVMNWLGFTLNNITMLALVLAVGIVIDDAVVVHENIFRWMEEKGYSAREASLYATKEIAMAVLATTFSLVVIFLPIAFMSGRVGRFFFSFGVTTAVAILVSMLVSFTLTPMLCSRFLKLSKHAKELGAAHHSGGFYGRFVERPYLWVLQWSMRHRWAVVLAAVVTFISIVPLFFLVGKDFLPKDDQSEFEIAITTPAGWSLEQVDGLFRGIEEEMRTWPEITNVLTTVGDTTGRVSKAAGDVTKGTIYVRVQDLVGRKKVDNKTWDQWQVMARARKLMARHPDVRSSVQLPQAIASGTVNADVEFTLVGPELQKLNDYADVLIEKLRQNPGLADVDTTLALRKPEIQVDIDRDRASDLGVNVRTIASTLQVLVGGEVVSDYKDPKVGELYDVWLRARDFNAESLERPADRIGFAGNQQTIFNLTVPSTRQGALIKIGSVASLNEDPGPAQIDRYARQRKITLVANLAPATDGKPAYSTDQAIKAFIEAFETVDKRADGTFGPAPADYELIASGRAKTQGESNNAFGVALVLSLVFMYMILAAQFESFIHPITILLAVPLTIPFALLSLILLGQALNIYSILGVFLLFGIVKKNGILQVDYTNVLRDRAKEDAAVVPAPYGLVNAEGQQAVSVGGAHPSPNGWERFVGSQRIEKRTRLWAIMEANRTRLRPILMTTLMLIAGMVPIALGEGPGAGSRASMAKVIVGGQALSLLLSLLITPVAYSLFDDLSLWWRRKSKSSSSDAAAAGFPISADRLGQPVR